One Legionella lansingensis genomic region harbors:
- the acnA gene encoding aconitate hydratase AcnA encodes MKVGKDSLSTASQLSVDGKTYHYFSLKEAEKKHFPEINHLPYSLKVLFENLLRFEDGTTVHTNDIKALADWLKTRTSQHEIAYRPARVLMQDFTGVPAVVDLAAMRDALAKLGGNPEKISPLSRVDLVIDHSVMVDKFATRDALEINTAIEIQRNKERYEFLRWGQKAFANFQVVPPGTGICHQVNLEYLGKTVWSSEDEGVHYAYPDTLVGTDSHTTMINGLGVLGWGVGGIEAEAAMLGQPVSMLIPEVIGFKFTGKLREGITATDLVLTVTQMLRKKGVVGKFVEFYGPGLADLPLADRATISNMAPEYGATCGFFPVDKETLRYLELTGRDAHTIALVEAYCKAQGLWYDKDTEDPVFTDVLNLDLATVEPSLAGPKRPQDKVNLQSLAPTFDNFLGDVGKTLEKNTKFSVKDHDFTMQHGHVVIAAITSCTNTSNPSVLMAAGLVAKKAIEKGLTRKPWVKSSLAPGSKVVTDYLKRAGLQDYLDQLGFNLVGYGCTTCIGNSGPLPDAIAECVNDNDLVVCSVLSGNRNFEGRVHPQVRANWLASPPLVVAFALSGTTCIDLSKDPIGHDKHGKEVFLKDIWPSNAEVASEVAKVSGTMFRKEYAEVFKGDDHWQAIPTGSGSTYHWIASSTYIQHPPFFENLAAKPESIKSIKKAYILALLGDSITTDHISPAGSIKANSPAGLYLKSKGVSEADFNSYGSRRGNHEVMMRGTFANIRIRNEMTPDIEGGVTRHIPSDKVMPIYDAAMLYQKEGADLVVIAGKEYGTGSSRDWAAKGTNLLGVKAVITESFERIHRSNLIGMGVLPLQFQAGINRMTLGLDGTERISIEVDDSLKAGAKLPVLIERLDGTQENIEVLCRIDTNNELGYYRHGGILQYVLRNLM; translated from the coding sequence ATGAAAGTGGGTAAAGACAGTCTCTCAACTGCATCTCAATTATCTGTCGATGGGAAAACATATCACTACTTTAGTCTAAAGGAAGCTGAGAAAAAACATTTTCCCGAGATCAATCACTTACCCTACTCTCTGAAGGTGTTGTTTGAAAATTTGTTACGTTTTGAAGACGGCACCACAGTTCACACCAATGATATTAAAGCACTTGCCGATTGGTTAAAAACAAGAACATCGCAACATGAAATTGCTTATCGTCCGGCAAGAGTATTAATGCAGGATTTTACGGGTGTACCAGCGGTAGTTGATTTAGCAGCCATGCGTGACGCTCTCGCCAAATTGGGTGGTAATCCTGAGAAAATCTCTCCTCTTTCGCGTGTAGACTTAGTCATTGATCACTCTGTTATGGTCGATAAATTTGCCACTCGTGATGCTCTTGAAATTAATACGGCTATTGAGATTCAACGAAATAAAGAACGTTATGAGTTTTTGCGTTGGGGACAAAAAGCCTTTGCTAATTTCCAAGTAGTGCCTCCAGGTACAGGAATCTGCCATCAGGTAAATTTGGAGTATTTAGGCAAGACAGTCTGGTCAAGCGAGGATGAAGGAGTCCATTATGCTTATCCAGATACACTTGTAGGCACAGATTCACACACCACTATGATTAATGGCCTAGGTGTATTGGGTTGGGGCGTTGGAGGCATTGAGGCTGAAGCAGCCATGCTAGGTCAACCCGTTTCGATGTTAATTCCTGAAGTCATAGGATTTAAATTTACCGGAAAACTTAGAGAAGGCATTACAGCAACAGACTTAGTCTTAACCGTAACGCAAATGCTGCGCAAAAAAGGAGTCGTAGGTAAATTTGTTGAATTTTATGGTCCAGGACTTGCTGATCTACCATTAGCCGATCGTGCGACCATTTCTAACATGGCCCCTGAATACGGAGCCACTTGCGGCTTTTTCCCTGTCGATAAGGAAACATTGCGCTATCTGGAATTAACCGGACGTGATGCCCATACCATTGCTTTGGTTGAAGCCTATTGCAAAGCGCAAGGCTTATGGTATGACAAAGACACAGAAGATCCCGTTTTTACGGACGTCTTAAATCTAGACCTAGCAACTGTTGAACCTTCACTGGCCGGCCCGAAACGTCCTCAGGATAAAGTGAATTTGCAATCGTTAGCGCCAACTTTTGATAATTTTTTAGGAGACGTTGGTAAAACGCTTGAGAAAAATACCAAATTCTCAGTCAAAGACCATGATTTCACCATGCAACATGGTCATGTCGTCATTGCTGCGATTACCAGCTGCACCAACACGTCTAACCCTAGTGTATTAATGGCAGCAGGCTTGGTGGCCAAGAAAGCAATTGAAAAAGGATTAACTCGTAAACCTTGGGTTAAATCTTCTCTGGCCCCGGGCTCGAAGGTGGTCACTGACTACTTAAAGCGTGCCGGGTTACAAGATTATTTAGACCAATTAGGCTTTAATTTGGTGGGTTATGGCTGCACTACATGTATTGGAAATTCTGGCCCTCTACCTGATGCCATCGCAGAATGTGTTAATGATAATGATTTAGTGGTGTGCTCTGTGCTTTCCGGTAATCGTAATTTCGAAGGAAGGGTACATCCACAAGTGCGCGCTAACTGGCTCGCTTCGCCTCCACTTGTCGTGGCTTTCGCCTTAAGTGGAACGACTTGCATTGATTTAAGTAAAGATCCTATTGGTCATGATAAGCATGGCAAGGAAGTATTTCTAAAAGATATTTGGCCAAGCAATGCGGAAGTAGCATCTGAAGTAGCAAAGGTGTCTGGCACAATGTTCCGTAAAGAGTATGCTGAGGTATTTAAAGGTGATGATCACTGGCAAGCTATTCCAACGGGCAGTGGTTCAACTTACCATTGGATAGCAAGTTCCACTTATATTCAGCACCCTCCCTTTTTTGAAAATCTCGCAGCAAAACCTGAATCTATTAAATCAATTAAAAAGGCTTACATTTTAGCACTTTTAGGTGATTCCATTACGACAGATCACATCTCTCCTGCTGGCTCTATTAAGGCAAATTCGCCTGCCGGATTATATTTAAAATCCAAAGGAGTAAGCGAGGCTGATTTTAACTCCTATGGTTCAAGACGTGGGAATCATGAAGTTATGATGCGAGGAACGTTTGCTAATATTCGCATTCGTAATGAAATGACACCTGATATTGAAGGCGGAGTAACGCGTCATATTCCTTCCGATAAGGTGATGCCTATTTATGACGCTGCAATGCTCTACCAAAAAGAAGGAGCCGATCTAGTGGTTATCGCTGGTAAAGAATATGGTACTGGCTCCTCACGCGACTGGGCTGCCAAAGGAACGAATTTATTAGGTGTTAAGGCAGTCATCACAGAAAGCTTTGAGCGGATACATCGCTCAAATTTAATTGGAATGGGGGTATTACCTCTGCAATTTCAAGCAGGCATCAACCGCATGACATTAGGCTTGGATGGCACGGAGCGCATTAGTATTGAAGTGGATGACTCCTTAAAGGCTGGCGCGAAATTGCCTGTGTTGATTGAACGTTTGGATGGTACTCAGGAAAATATTGAAGTCCTTTGTCGCATCGACACTAACAATGAACTAGGTTATTACCGTCACGGAGGCATTTTGCAATATGTATTGCGAAATTTAATGTAA
- a CDS encoding APC family permease, which yields MPHSKKVLSVFSLVMINVIAVDSLRTLPISAKLGLPLVSYYLIAAFTFFIPVALVAAELATAYPNTGGLYVWVREAFGRRAGFITIWLQWIYNVVWYPTILAFIAATLSYLFAPQLANNKFYLLGTTLSLFWLFTILNCFGMRVSSLISIIGASIGTILPMLGVSILGTIWLFQGRPLAVDTSLTWLPDFSSLGNLSLFSAVLFGLLGMEMSAVHAEEVKNPQRDYPRAILYSTFIIFATLVFGSLAIVIVVPNQQLSVVSGLIDAYAVFFKTYNAGWMTAVMAVLIILGGLSGVSAWIIGPTKGLLVSARDGSLPEVFSKVNRYGAPVAILITQAIIFSLLSSVFILFDTINAAYWILSDLSAQMALLVYVFMFSAAIKLRYSKPDQPRAYKIPGGNLVMWLVAGVGILCCLLAMLIGFVPPTQIPISNVYFFEIFLIGGLFLFVVLPWRYAKKHEEVFDKTHPDHYVD from the coding sequence ATGCCTCATTCTAAAAAAGTTTTGTCCGTGTTTTCTTTGGTCATGATCAATGTTATTGCTGTTGATAGCTTGCGAACACTGCCCATCAGTGCAAAATTAGGCTTGCCCTTGGTGTCTTATTATCTGATTGCTGCTTTCACTTTCTTTATTCCAGTCGCCTTAGTAGCCGCTGAGCTAGCAACCGCCTATCCCAATACAGGTGGTTTGTATGTGTGGGTTCGAGAAGCCTTTGGACGACGGGCGGGCTTTATCACTATTTGGCTACAATGGATCTATAACGTGGTCTGGTACCCCACGATACTTGCTTTTATCGCTGCAACCTTGTCTTATCTTTTTGCTCCACAACTTGCTAATAATAAATTTTACCTGTTAGGGACAACGTTAAGCTTATTTTGGCTATTTACTATTTTAAACTGCTTCGGGATGCGAGTTTCCAGCCTCATAAGTATTATAGGTGCCAGTATTGGAACGATATTGCCAATGCTGGGTGTTAGCATTTTAGGGACAATTTGGCTCTTTCAAGGGCGCCCTCTTGCTGTAGATACGTCTTTAACATGGCTACCTGATTTCAGCTCTTTAGGTAATTTATCCCTTTTTTCAGCGGTGCTCTTTGGTTTACTTGGCATGGAGATGTCAGCTGTTCATGCTGAAGAAGTTAAAAATCCTCAACGTGACTACCCAAGAGCTATTTTGTATTCAACGTTTATTATTTTTGCAACACTCGTGTTTGGTTCACTGGCCATTGTAATTGTTGTGCCTAATCAGCAGCTAAGCGTTGTATCCGGGTTAATTGATGCCTATGCAGTATTTTTTAAAACTTATAATGCTGGCTGGATGACTGCAGTCATGGCCGTGCTCATCATTCTTGGGGGGCTAAGCGGTGTATCAGCGTGGATTATTGGTCCTACCAAAGGATTACTTGTTTCAGCTCGGGATGGCTCTCTTCCAGAGGTGTTTTCCAAAGTTAACCGCTATGGAGCTCCTGTCGCTATTCTAATCACCCAAGCCATTATTTTTTCTTTATTAAGTTCAGTATTTATCCTGTTTGACACGATCAATGCCGCTTATTGGATTTTAAGTGATTTAAGCGCACAAATGGCTCTATTGGTTTATGTATTTATGTTTTCTGCGGCAATTAAATTACGCTACAGTAAGCCCGATCAGCCTCGTGCTTACAAAATCCCCGGAGGTAATTTAGTAATGTGGTTAGTTGCTGGGGTTGGAATTTTATGCTGTCTGCTTGCAATGCTGATTGGCTTTGTTCCTCCAACACAAATACCAATTAGCAATGTCTATTTCTTTGAAATTTTTCTTATCGGGGGTTTATTTTTATTTGTTGTCTTGCCTTGGCGTTATGCAAAAAAACATGAAGAAGTTTTTGATAAAACCCATCCAGACCATTATGTGGATTAA